The genomic segment CCTGTTCTGGCTGGAGGAGCCGCTTAACCCGGATGATATTATGGGCCACCGGAAGCTGGCCGATGCGCTCAATGTGCCGATTGCTCTTGGCGAGCATGTCTATTCCAAATATGCGTTCCGCGATTATATCCATCAGGGGGCGATTGAATATTGCCAGGTCGATGTGACCCGTGTCGCGGGCATTACGGAGTGGCTGCAGGTGGCGGGGCTGGCCGCATCCTACGATATCCCGATTTGTCCGCATGTGGGAGATATGGGGCAAATTCATCAGCATTTGGTCGCTGCGACATCTGGAGCGATCATGCTGGAGTACATTCCGTGGATCAGGACGATTTTTGTAGAGCCGGCTACGGTCAAAAATGGGTTTTATGTGTTGCCGGAGCTGCCGGGAGCTTCGACTGAAATCATTCCTCGTTATTTTGATCAATATCGCATCAGATAACCGAAAGGAGCAAAGCGATGAGACTGCATGGCAAAATAGCGCTGTTGACAGGAGCGGGCTCTGGCATCGGAAAAGTGACGGCAGAGCGTTTCGCGAGTGAAGGGGCTGCGGTTATCGTTAATGACATTGACGAAGCGAAGGGACGAGATACCGTCAAAGCGATTCAAGCTGCTGGAGGTGAGGCATTGTTCCTGCACGCTGACGTGACGGATGCGGACTCCGTTCGCTCCATGGTCGAGAAGGCGATAGCAGCGTATGGCGTCATCGATATTTTGTTTAATAACGCAGGGATTAGCGGGGTAGGGGCTATACATGAAATAGAACCGGAGGATTGGGACCGTGTCGTTCGGGTCAATCTGCGCGGCGTGTTCCTGCCCTCCAAATACGTGCTGCCCTATATGATGGAACGCCGAAGCGGCAATATCATTCATATGTCCTCCTGTATTGCGGAGATAGGCCTCGCGCGAAGAGCTTCCTATTCGGCTACCAAAGGGGCAGTGCTGTCGCTTGCCAAATCGATGCAGGTCGATTATGCCAAATACAATATCCGGGTGAATGCTGTGCTGCCTGGAACAATCATGACGCCGTTTGTAGAGCAATATTTGAAAAGCTCCTACGAGGACCCGGATGCGGCAATTGCAGCCATCAAGCTGAGACAGCTAGGCGGACAATTGGGGAAGCCGGAGGATGTAGCGAGCGCGGTACTATTTCTGGCCTCCGATGAGTCTTCCTTCATCATGGGCTCTCCGCTGTATATTGATGGAGGCGTCGTCTTCGGCAAGGATGCATAATCGATGCGTAAACCATTTTGTTATAAAGGCGGTTGGATGAAATGAAGCTGGTAACGATTGATACGGACGGCATGTATCGTCTCGGTCTTAAGGTGAACGAGGGCATATTGGATATTCAAGCGGCACTGCGATGGCTGCCTGACTCCTCTATTGCATCCGATGTTATGGAGGTTATTGCGGGCGGTTCTCAGGCGCTTGCGCAGCTGGAATCTTACGCAAAGCGCGTCATGAAAGCGGCAGAGCAGGCGGGTGTGGCGTGTGGAGAGATTATTTTGGCGGAAGACGAGGTAAGATGGGGGCCTTGCGTCACCCGCCCGGGCAAAATCATCTGCGTCGGCTTGAATTATAGAAAGCATGCAGCGGAGACCAATGCGCGGGTTCCAGACTACCCCATTTTGTTCAACAAGTTTAACAACACACTTACTGGTCATGGCAGGGATATTGCATTGCCGGAGCGGGTAACGGCACAGGTCGATTATGAGGCGGAGCTTGTTATCGTCATCGGCCAAACGGCGAAATACATTAGCGAGGAGGAGGCCCTCCGGCATGTGTTCGGCTATTGCTGTGTCAATGATTTGTCGGCACGGGATCTTCAAATGCGGACGGCACAATGGCTGCTCGGCAAAAGCTGCGACGACTTCAGTCCGCTTGGCCCTTATCTGGTAACAGCCGATGAAATCCCGGACCCCAATGCGCTCGATATAAAGTGTACCGTCAATGGGGAGGTCAGGCAGCATTCCCATACGAGCGATATGATATTTTCCTGCGCCGAAATTGTAAGCTATATTTCACAGCATATGACGCTGTCGCCGGGCGACATTATCTTGACCGGAACACCGGAGGGTGTTGTGCTCGGCCTGCCAGAGGAGCAGCGGGTTTATTTGCGCCATGGCGATACGGTAACGATTGAAATCGAAGGCTTAGGCAGCTTGACCAACCGATTTGTAAGCGAGGCTTAGCAGGGGCGGATCTTTAATGGGACATAATGATATAGCTGAAGGGTGATGCATAGTGAGTCAAGCGAAGCTTTGGTATAACGGTCCGGGAGAGGACTGGAAGCAGGGATTGCCGATTGGTAACGGCCGGATTGGCGCAGTTATTTTTGGCGGCAGCGAGCGGGAAACTTGGTGTATGACAGAGCTGACGTATTGGTCTGGGAAGAAGGAGCGGATAGCCGGAAACGGAGGAGGGAAAGCAGGGCTTAACCGGATGCGGGAAGCCTTCTACCGAGGCGATTATAATGAGGGAGATCGGCTCGCTAAGGAGCAGCTGCAGCCGAGGAAGCAAAATTTCGGCACTAACCTTTCCGTTTGCGATATGGTGCTGCGGTTCGGACATCAGAGTGATGACATCATTCGCGAGCTCGACGTGGAGCAAGCTACGGCAGCGATGTCTTATTCAAGCGAAGGCCAGACGTTCACCCGCGAAGCTTTTGCAACGAATGTCGACGGCATCGTTGCAGCACGGTTTGCGGGCGAACAGGCGGGAAGTGTCAGCTTCACGCTCAGGGTTACCGGCCGCTCAGGGCAGTTCGCGGCTGTCGCAATAGGTGATGATTCGGTCGCCTTTCGTGGGCAAGCAACGGAGGATATGCATAGCGACGGCACATGCGGTGTATGGTGCGACGGGCTGGTGAAGCTGGTCGTGCAGGGCGGCAGCGTCCAGACAAGGACGGATAAGCTTGTTGTGACAGGCGCAGACGAAGCCTATCTTTATTTTGCCATGCATACGGATTACGGCCAAGCGGATGAGAACTGGAAAGTGCGAAGCGGGGAACAGCTCGCAGCCGCGATTGCCAAAGGCTATGATCAATTGAAAGCCGAGCATGTAGCGGATTACCGCTCGCTGTATGCCCGTGTAGCTCTGGACCTCGGAGCATCCGAGGCCGCTGCGCTTCCGACGGATGAGCGCATGCGGCGGCTGCGGCAGGAGGGACATGACGATCCCGAGTTTATCTCTTTGTTTTTCCAATATGGCCGTTATTTGACGATAGCCGGATCACGCGCAAATTCGCCGCTGCCGCTGCACTTGCAAGGCATATGGAATGACGGCGAGGCGAACCGGATGGCCTGGAGCTGCGATTACCATCTGGACATTAACACGCAGATGAATTATTATCCGACGGAAATCGTCAATTTGGCAGAATGCCATGTTCCGCTCATGCACTACATTGAGCGGCTGGCGGATGCGGGGAGACTGGCTGCACAAGATTTCTATGGCTGCGAGGGCTGGGTCGCTCATGTATTCTCCAATGCGTGGGGCTTCGCGGCACCTGGCTGGGAGACGGGCTGGGGGCTTAATGTCACTGGCGGATTATGGATTGCCATGCACCTCAAGGAGCATTATGAATATGGGCTGGACCGCACCTTCTTGACGGAACAAGCTTATCCGGTGATGAAGGAGGCAACTGCCTTTTTCCTTGATTATATGGCGATCCATCCAGCCAAGGGCTGGCTTGTAACCGGGCCATCCAACTCGCCTGAGAACAGCTTTTATCCCGCTGATCGGGAGCAGGGACCGCAGCAGCTGTCGATGGGCTCGACGATGGATCAGGTGCTGGTGCGGGATTTATTCGACTTCTGTCTGGCTGCGGCGAAATTACTCGGAACGGATATTGAGCTTCAAGCGAAGCTGGAGCATGCGATTTCCCTGCTGCCTCCACTGAAGATCGGCAGCAGAGGCCAACTGCAGGAATGGCTGGAGGATTACGAAGAGGCGCAGCCCGAGCATCGCCATCTTGCCCATCTGTTTGCCCTTTATCCAAGCAGCCAGATCAATCCGCGCGATACGCCTGAGCTAAGCGCAGCCGCAAGGCAGACGCTGCTAGGTCGTATGACGGATGAGCTGGAGGATATTGAATTTACGGCGGTATTGTTTGCAACCGGCTTTTCCCGCCTGTATGATGGCGACCGAGCATTGTGGCATATTGCCCATCTGATTAGCGAGCTATGCTTTGATAATCTGCTAACCTATTCCAAGGCGGGGGTTGCCGGGGCAGATACGAATATTTTTATTGCTGATGGCAATTACGGCGGTACGGCTGCGGTGGCAGATACACTCCTGCATAGCCATACAGGAAACATTCATCTGCTCCCGGCTTTGCCCTCGGCTTGGCGGTCAGGCTCCTTCAAGGGCCTGCGTGCGAAAGGCGGCATCGAGGTGGATGCCGCATGGGACAACAATCGGCTTACAGAAGCGGCGCTATATGCACACGCCTCGGGACAGGTGGTCGTTCGGTACGGTGAGCTTGCCGTGAAGGCTGAGCTTAAGGCCGGTCAGGCTTACAGGCTTGATGCCGAGCTGCAAATATCGGAGCGTATGGCGGTAGAGCAATAGAGGAATAAAGCAGTAGCCTGGGCAGTTCATCCTATAAAAGAAAAGACAACTACGCTTTAGTATAAAGTAGTTGTCTTTTCGCTTCGTTAGGTTATGATGTAGGTGCGGCCGTTTTTAGAGTGGGATGGCGATGCTTTCGCTTTTTATGAAAGCGCTATTATATAGAGGGGTGGGTTGGCTGTGCCCAAATATACGACGATTTTTCGCAAGTTTCTGGTGTCTTATTTAATTATACTAATCATTCCTAGCATAGCGGGTTATGTGTCGTATCGCACTTCGATTTCGGTTACGCAATCCATTTCCATCGAGAATAGCGTGACCCAACTGCAGCGCAGCCAAGAGATATTGGAGCGAAGAATGGTAGAGGTGGAAGGCTTCACCCGCCAGCTTGCCTTGAATCCTGACCTGAACAAGCTCATGAATGAGCAGAAAAAGGGAGACGCAATCAACGTCTATGGCATCTGGAGCATGGTGAAGCAGGTGACGCCATTTAGCCAGACGAATGATTTTCTGCAAAATTATTTTATATATTTAAAAAATTATGACGTTATATTCACCCAAGGCTCAGCCTACTTCCGTCCGGAGCATTATTACCAAAATTTCCACTACACGGACCTTTCGCTCGATGAGTGGAAGGATGAGGTGCTCGGAAAAACGCATAGCAGCGAGATGATGCCGCTCCGTTCGTTTATGAGCAATAAGAAGCAAAGCTCGGTCGTCACCTACATGCAATCGCTGCCGCTCGACAGCTTCAGCGGCTCGTCGCCAGCTACAGTCGTTGTTATGATCGATGAGGAGCATATTTCCAATCTGCTTGCTGGACTTGAAGACCGTTACGGCGGCTGGGCGCACATTAGTGATGCGCAGGGAAATACGATAGGGGTGCGGGGAATTACGGAAGCAGCGGCAAGGCAGCTTTCTACGTCCACTGAACTTGACCAGACGAAACGCAGCCAATTTTACCATGACGATCTTGTCATAACGATTCAATCGGACACGAGCGGTTGGACTTATCGCGCAGGCATACCGCGCCAGGTGCTAATGGAGAATGCGAATCAGATTAAGCATATGACCTGGATGGTAACCGGAATTGCATTAGTGCTTGGGCTGCTGGCGGGGCTCTTGCTCGCCTATCGAAACAGTGTGCCGATTAACCGGCTGCTTGGCGTGATGAAGGAGCATTTCGGCAAGGACGGTTTGGCGGAGCGCAATGAATATGATTTTTTGCAGGGCAATATTTCGAAAATGATTACGAGCAATCGCCAATTGGAGCTTGAGCTTGAGCGTCAACTGCCGCTCGTTCGAGACGGCTTTCTCAAGCGCCTGCTGGCAGGCGAATTTCATACGCTGGAGGAAATTGCGGCTGCGGCGGCGCAAGCGGACGTTAGCCTTGCAGGTGGGAAAGGTTACGTGGGCATTTTGCGAATAAACGGCTATTCTGGCATGGATAGCATCGATATATTAAAGGAGCTTTCCGCGGCAAGGCTGATTATGAAGCAGGCATTGTCCGAAACCGCGGGTTATTTGCTGATGACCGAGCTTGGATCGGATCGTTTAGTTATGATCTGGTTGGAGCAGGGGGAGCAGACTAGCGGGACTGATTTCCGTAAACGGTTAGATGAAGCGCTGACGGGGCTCGCACGAACAGCCTACTCCGAATACAAGGTTTCCTTGTCAGCTGCATTTGGCGAATGCTTCCACACGCTGATGGATGTCAGCCACTCTTACGAGCAGGCCGGACAAACGCTGGAGTATACCGAGCTATCCGGCCAGCAAAGCATACTATGGTTTAGTGATTCCAGCCGGGAAACGGCGACCTATTATTACCCGCTAGACATGGAGCAGCGGCTGATTAGTACGATTCGTGCAGGAGAGCCGGAGGAAGCTAAGCGGATCGTGTCGACGGTGATGGACAAAAATTCGGATCAGCACCAGTTATCTCCGGAAATGAAGCAGCAGCTTGTCGGCGAGCTGAAGGGAACGCTGCTCAAGCTGCTGGATCAGAAGGCGCTCGTCCAATCGGAGCTGCTTCATACGTTGAAAAATCAAATGATCGGCATCCAGGCAGCAGATATGCTGCCGGATATTCAGCAAGAGATCAACGGTATTATTGAAGCGTTATGCGGCATTATTAACAGCAAGAAAAATAGTGCCCATATTCAGACCGCGGGTGACATCAAGCGATTTATTGCCGAAAGTTATAGCGACTCCGAGCTCACCTTATACCGAATCGCCGAGAAGGTTGAACGTCCTGAGAAGTATATTTCTCAGCTATTCAAAGAAGTGACGGATATGAATGTGTCCGATTATCTGGAGATGGTCCGAATCGAGCGCGCTGCCTCTTTGCTGCGCACAGAAGGCTGTACAGTTGACGAAATTGCGTCACGCGTCGGCTATAACAGCTCGCATTCCTTCCGCAGAGCTTTCAAGCGGGTAATGGGCGTTGCGCCAAGCTCCTATAGGCAGTCTATTCATATCTAGGCGCCCATCAGGCGTGGAGGGAGTGAAGGAGAAATGAAGATGGGCCGGACCGGCATGGCTGTCCTTGTGTTTATGCTTGTGCTTGTGGGGCTGTTGCTCCTCGTCTCATGCTCTGCTAAAGAGAGTAATCTTGTGAGCGGAGATGAAGGCAAGCATGAGGAAGCGCCGACAGAGCTGCATGTATTTGCCTTGCAGGAGCCGGGAATTGAGCTGCAGACCAATGATTTCACTCGTTATCTGGAGCAAAAATTTAACGTGCATTTCAATTGGGAAGTTATTTCACCAGACGGGGCAAGGGAAAAGCGGCAAATATCGCTTGCAGGCGGCGACTATCCGGATGCTTATTTTCTGACTGCCTATATAGATCAATTCTCGCAATCGGATCTGCTGAAGTACGGCAAGCAAGGCATTATCCTGCCCTTAAATGAGTTAATCGCGAAATATGCCCCCCATGTGTTAGCTGCTATGGCGGAGCATTCGGAACTCAAAGCGCTCAGCACAGCTCCGGATGGGAACATTTACGGGCTTCCAGCCTACAGCGAATGCTTCCATTGCTCCTATCCGAACAAAATGTGGGTAAATGTGCAATGGCTCGCGAAGCTAGGTATGGATGTGCCAACGACAACCGAGGCATTTAAGGAAATGCTGGAGGCGTTCAAAAGCTCGGATCCCAACGGCAATGGTTTGGCTGATGAGGTTCCGCTCAGCGGCTCTACCGAGGATTTTGGCGTGCGAATTATTCCGTATTTAATGAACGGTTTTATTTATGATGATGATCGCCATTATTTAATGCTGACTGATGGCAAGGTTGAGACGGCTGCGGATAAGCCGCGTTGGAAGGACGGGCTGGCCTATATCAGATCGCTTTACAAGGAGGGGCTGATTGATCCGGGAGCTTTTATTCAAAATGCGGAAGCTTTAAAAAGAATCGGCGACAATGAAGGAGTATCTATGTTGGGAGTGGCGGCTGGAATGCATCCCGCTATTTTCGCAGGCGAGAGCATGAACGATTATGTGCCGATTCCACCACTTGCGGGACCTTATGCTTCCTATGCTACCTATCAAGGGGGCGGTATGCAGCCTGGAGCCAAGTTTGTCATCACGAACCGGGCGAGCAAGGAGGCGCAGCGCAAATTAATCGAAATCATTAACTATATGTACACCCCAGAAGGACAAACGACGTCCCAAAACGGTTTGGAAGGCATTGGCTGGCGCAAGCCGCAAGCCGGGGAGAAGGCGCTTGGTGCAGACGTCAAGCCGTTGTTCACAAGCCTCATTTTAATCAATGAAGCAAAGTCGACCAATTCCGGCTGGAGCGGGATGGCGCATCTATATATGCCTCGGGAGTATCGCGATAGCTGGGTAGCGGGCAGCGATATGTATACGCCTGATGGCTATGAGCGCCGGCTCTATGAAGCCACGAGGCTGTATGAAGGGCATGAGCCTAAAGATATTTTTCCCTTTTGGATGTTATGGCTGGACCCGGCCGAAGCGGACGAGGCTGGCATTTTGCATACAAATTTAACTAATTATATCGAACAAAGCACATTGCGCTTCATTACAGGCGATTGGGATTTAGACAACGATTGGGACGGATATGTAGCAGGCTTGCGTGATATGAGAATTCAGCGGTACGTGGAGATTATGCAAAGGGCTTATGATCTATATAAAAAATAAGCGAGTTTTTCTAGACTGTTGGACATCTGCCAATCACTCGGATAAGTTAACAGATATGTACATGGCAACTGACTGCTGTATTGAAAAATAAAATTTGTAAACCGGCTGATCGTTTAGCCGGTTTTTTTTCGTATGTCCGTTGTTATCAAGCTGGCCAGGACAAAAGGTTAGTTCAGAGCAACCGTTTTAGATTAAGCCTATCCTTACTCCCTTCCCCCGAAGCTTGCGCCAAATGTACGCCCCACAGCCAATTGTCCCCCTGAAAACGGCGTTATTGTACGCTAAACGACGCAATTGTACCTGTCGCAAGCGAGGCTGAATCCCCTATGATCAAGCGTATAGAAAGCGCTATCATTCATCATCAGGCAGTGACTTAGGGGGGATTGTTCTGGAGAAAGAGGTTGTACTGGAGCATCAAATGTTAAACGGCGGTGTTAAGCGAAGAGTAACGGAGGAAGCGGCAAGAAGCTTAAGGAAACATTGGCAGCTCTATTTGATTGTTATACCGCCGGTGTTGTTTTTCCTTATTTTCAAATATTATCCGATGCTTAATGCGGTGCTGGCGTTCAAGGACTATAACGTCATTAAAGGGATCTGGGGCAGTCCGTGGGTAGGCTTCAAAAACTTTCAGCTGTTTTTTGATAATCCGATGTTTTGGCCGCTCGTCAAAAACACCATTTTCGTCAGCGGCTATTTGCTGCTGGCTGGTTTCCCGGTGCCTATACTGCTGGCGCTCATGTTAAATGAGGTGGGCAGCGGCAGGTTCAAGCGGCTGGTCCAGCTCGTTACTTTCGCGCCGTATTTTATCTCGACGGTCGTCATGGTATCGATCATTATGCTGTTTCTTGCGCCGCGGCTTGGCTTTGCCAATGTGGCTCTGAATTTTTTTGGCCTGGACTCCATCAATTTTCTCGGCGAGGCCAGCATGTTCCGCTCGATCTATGTATGGTCTGATATTTGGCAGACGGCAGGCTATTCGGCGGTCATTTATTTGGCGGCGCTGGCGGGCATCGATCCAACGTTGTATGAGGCAGCCAAGGTGGACGGCGCTTCGCGCTTTCAAAAGATTGTGCATGTGGACATTCCCGGCCTGCTGCCGACGATTACGATAATTCTCATATTGAATGTGGGCAGCGTGATGGCGATTGGGTTCGAGAAAATATATTTGCTGCAAAATCCGCTGAATATGGTTCATTCAGAAATTATTGCCACTTATGTGTATCGAATTGGGCTGCTTAATGCCAATTACAGCTTTGCAACCGCAGTCGGCTTGTTCAACTCGCTTATTAATTTGGTGTTGTTGGTTACGGTGAATGGCCTGGCCAAACGTTTAACGAAATCGAGTATTTGGTAGAAGAAGGGGAGTACGCCTATGGCAGCAACAAAACCAGCTGGGCAGCAACGGCCGTTCAGGCTGAAAATCAGAGAATCGGCTGGTGACAGGCTGTTTCTGTTCATCATCTATACGGTGCTTTCACTTGTGCTGCTCGCAGTCATTTATCCACTTATTTATATTTTGAGCAGCTCGATCAGCAGCCCGGCCGCGGTGACTTCTGGACGTGTCTGGCTGTGGCCCGTCGATATTTCCTTCCGCGGCTTCGAGGTGCTGTTTAATACCCCGCAAATTATGACGGGCTACGGCAATTCGTTGTTCTATACGACGGCGGGAACGCTAATTAGCGTAGCGCTGACGGTTATGATTGCGTATCCGATGTCGCGCAAAAGCTTTTTTGGCCGTGGGGTTATTATGATGCTGATCACGTTCACCATGCTATTCAGCGGCGGCCTCATTCCAACTTATATGGTAGTCAAAGAATTCGGCATGATCGACTCGCGCTGGGCACTGCTCATTCCGAATGCGATCTGGGTATGGCAGGTAATCATCGCCCGCTCTTTCTTCCAGTCATCGATTCCCGATGAGTTGATGGAGGCGGCCGAAATCGACGGCTGCAGCGATCTCCGGTTTATGCGCAGCGTCGTCATTCCCTTGTCCAAGCCGATACTCGCCGTGCTGTTCCTAATGTATGGGGTAGGCCAGTGGAACGCCTATTTCGATGCCCTTATCTATTTAAAATCAGCTAATCTGTTTCCGCTCCAGCTTGTGCTGCGCAGCATCATCATTATGAATAATACCGCAGGCGTGACGGACGCCCTGAAACAAGTGGAGCGCCAGCAGCTATCCGAGCTGCTGAAATACTCGCTGATCGTCGTAGCTACGCTGCCGGTGCTTATTATTTATCCGTTCGTACAGAGGTATTTTGTCCAAGGCATGCTTGTCGGCTCGGTCAAGGGCTGATGCTGAAATGGAGAATGAAGGGAGGTGAGGCTTGGGATCGAAAGCGCAAATGCAAGGCAGACAGCCATTATTATGAGATGAAAAGGGAGCGAACAACAATGAAGAAGAGACTGTTAGGCCTGCTCGCCATTGCAGTGGTCGTTAGCATGATGCTTGCTTCATGCTCGCAAAACAATAAGCCGGCGGGCAGCGTGGCGACTGCGCCTGCTTCGCAATCGGAAGAGACGGGAAGCACCGCACCGGTTGAAATTACGATGTTTGCCGTGCAGGAGTCGGGCATTGATCTGACGACTAACAAGTTCACCAAATTTGTGGAAGAGAAGTTCAATATGAAGTTTAAGTTCGATACGACGCCACCGGACGGGGCAAAGGAAAAACGCCAAATTTCGCTTGCGAGCGGCGATTATCCAGATGCTTATATGCTTCCGGGCTATATCGATCAATTTTCGCAGGCTGATGTATTGAAGTACGGCAAGCAGGGCGTGATTGTGCCGTTGAACGACCTGATTGAGCAATATGCGCCGAATATTAAAGCCGCCATGGAAAAAGACGCAGATTTGAAAGCGTTTAACACGGCGCCTGACGGCAATATTTACGGTCTTGTCGCTTACAGCCAATGTTTCCATTGCTCGTATCCGAACAAAATGTGGATCAACACGAAATGGCTGGATAAACTCCAGCTTGAAATGCCTAAGACGCCGGAGGAATTTAAAGCGGTGCTGAAGGCGTTCAAAACCCAAGATCCAAATGGCAACGGAGTTGCCGATGAAGTTCCGCTCAGCGGCTCGATCGAGGATTTTGGCGTACGTGTTATTCCATTCCTAATGAACGGCTTCGTCT from the Paenibacillus sp. BIHB 4019 genome contains:
- a CDS encoding SDR family NAD(P)-dependent oxidoreductase; its protein translation is MRLHGKIALLTGAGSGIGKVTAERFASEGAAVIVNDIDEAKGRDTVKAIQAAGGEALFLHADVTDADSVRSMVEKAIAAYGVIDILFNNAGISGVGAIHEIEPEDWDRVVRVNLRGVFLPSKYVLPYMMERRSGNIIHMSSCIAEIGLARRASYSATKGAVLSLAKSMQVDYAKYNIRVNAVLPGTIMTPFVEQYLKSSYEDPDAAIAAIKLRQLGGQLGKPEDVASAVLFLASDESSFIMGSPLYIDGGVVFGKDA
- a CDS encoding fumarylacetoacetate hydrolase family protein; this encodes MKLVTIDTDGMYRLGLKVNEGILDIQAALRWLPDSSIASDVMEVIAGGSQALAQLESYAKRVMKAAEQAGVACGEIILAEDEVRWGPCVTRPGKIICVGLNYRKHAAETNARVPDYPILFNKFNNTLTGHGRDIALPERVTAQVDYEAELVIVIGQTAKYISEEEALRHVFGYCCVNDLSARDLQMRTAQWLLGKSCDDFSPLGPYLVTADEIPDPNALDIKCTVNGEVRQHSHTSDMIFSCAEIVSYISQHMTLSPGDIILTGTPEGVVLGLPEEQRVYLRHGDTVTIEIEGLGSLTNRFVSEA
- a CDS encoding glycoside hydrolase family 95 protein, which encodes MSQAKLWYNGPGEDWKQGLPIGNGRIGAVIFGGSERETWCMTELTYWSGKKERIAGNGGGKAGLNRMREAFYRGDYNEGDRLAKEQLQPRKQNFGTNLSVCDMVLRFGHQSDDIIRELDVEQATAAMSYSSEGQTFTREAFATNVDGIVAARFAGEQAGSVSFTLRVTGRSGQFAAVAIGDDSVAFRGQATEDMHSDGTCGVWCDGLVKLVVQGGSVQTRTDKLVVTGADEAYLYFAMHTDYGQADENWKVRSGEQLAAAIAKGYDQLKAEHVADYRSLYARVALDLGASEAAALPTDERMRRLRQEGHDDPEFISLFFQYGRYLTIAGSRANSPLPLHLQGIWNDGEANRMAWSCDYHLDINTQMNYYPTEIVNLAECHVPLMHYIERLADAGRLAAQDFYGCEGWVAHVFSNAWGFAAPGWETGWGLNVTGGLWIAMHLKEHYEYGLDRTFLTEQAYPVMKEATAFFLDYMAIHPAKGWLVTGPSNSPENSFYPADREQGPQQLSMGSTMDQVLVRDLFDFCLAAAKLLGTDIELQAKLEHAISLLPPLKIGSRGQLQEWLEDYEEAQPEHRHLAHLFALYPSSQINPRDTPELSAAARQTLLGRMTDELEDIEFTAVLFATGFSRLYDGDRALWHIAHLISELCFDNLLTYSKAGVAGADTNIFIADGNYGGTAAVADTLLHSHTGNIHLLPALPSAWRSGSFKGLRAKGGIEVDAAWDNNRLTEAALYAHASGQVVVRYGELAVKAELKAGQAYRLDAELQISERMAVEQ
- a CDS encoding helix-turn-helix domain-containing protein: MPKYTTIFRKFLVSYLIILIIPSIAGYVSYRTSISVTQSISIENSVTQLQRSQEILERRMVEVEGFTRQLALNPDLNKLMNEQKKGDAINVYGIWSMVKQVTPFSQTNDFLQNYFIYLKNYDVIFTQGSAYFRPEHYYQNFHYTDLSLDEWKDEVLGKTHSSEMMPLRSFMSNKKQSSVVTYMQSLPLDSFSGSSPATVVVMIDEEHISNLLAGLEDRYGGWAHISDAQGNTIGVRGITEAAARQLSTSTELDQTKRSQFYHDDLVITIQSDTSGWTYRAGIPRQVLMENANQIKHMTWMVTGIALVLGLLAGLLLAYRNSVPINRLLGVMKEHFGKDGLAERNEYDFLQGNISKMITSNRQLELELERQLPLVRDGFLKRLLAGEFHTLEEIAAAAAQADVSLAGGKGYVGILRINGYSGMDSIDILKELSAARLIMKQALSETAGYLLMTELGSDRLVMIWLEQGEQTSGTDFRKRLDEALTGLARTAYSEYKVSLSAAFGECFHTLMDVSHSYEQAGQTLEYTELSGQQSILWFSDSSRETATYYYPLDMEQRLISTIRAGEPEEAKRIVSTVMDKNSDQHQLSPEMKQQLVGELKGTLLKLLDQKALVQSELLHTLKNQMIGIQAADMLPDIQQEINGIIEALCGIINSKKNSAHIQTAGDIKRFIAESYSDSELTLYRIAEKVERPEKYISQLFKEVTDMNVSDYLEMVRIERAASLLRTEGCTVDEIASRVGYNSSHSFRRAFKRVMGVAPSSYRQSIHI
- a CDS encoding extracellular solute-binding protein, with protein sequence MKMGRTGMAVLVFMLVLVGLLLLVSCSAKESNLVSGDEGKHEEAPTELHVFALQEPGIELQTNDFTRYLEQKFNVHFNWEVISPDGAREKRQISLAGGDYPDAYFLTAYIDQFSQSDLLKYGKQGIILPLNELIAKYAPHVLAAMAEHSELKALSTAPDGNIYGLPAYSECFHCSYPNKMWVNVQWLAKLGMDVPTTTEAFKEMLEAFKSSDPNGNGLADEVPLSGSTEDFGVRIIPYLMNGFIYDDDRHYLMLTDGKVETAADKPRWKDGLAYIRSLYKEGLIDPGAFIQNAEALKRIGDNEGVSMLGVAAGMHPAIFAGESMNDYVPIPPLAGPYASYATYQGGGMQPGAKFVITNRASKEAQRKLIEIINYMYTPEGQTTSQNGLEGIGWRKPQAGEKALGADVKPLFTSLILINEAKSTNSGWSGMAHLYMPREYRDSWVAGSDMYTPDGYERRLYEATRLYEGHEPKDIFPFWMLWLDPAEADEAGILHTNLTNYIEQSTLRFITGDWDLDNDWDGYVAGLRDMRIQRYVEIMQRAYDLYKK
- a CDS encoding ABC transporter permease subunit encodes the protein MLNGGVKRRVTEEAARSLRKHWQLYLIVIPPVLFFLIFKYYPMLNAVLAFKDYNVIKGIWGSPWVGFKNFQLFFDNPMFWPLVKNTIFVSGYLLLAGFPVPILLALMLNEVGSGRFKRLVQLVTFAPYFISTVVMVSIIMLFLAPRLGFANVALNFFGLDSINFLGEASMFRSIYVWSDIWQTAGYSAVIYLAALAGIDPTLYEAAKVDGASRFQKIVHVDIPGLLPTITIILILNVGSVMAIGFEKIYLLQNPLNMVHSEIIATYVYRIGLLNANYSFATAVGLFNSLINLVLLVTVNGLAKRLTKSSIW
- a CDS encoding carbohydrate ABC transporter permease, encoding MAATKPAGQQRPFRLKIRESAGDRLFLFIIYTVLSLVLLAVIYPLIYILSSSISSPAAVTSGRVWLWPVDISFRGFEVLFNTPQIMTGYGNSLFYTTAGTLISVALTVMIAYPMSRKSFFGRGVIMMLITFTMLFSGGLIPTYMVVKEFGMIDSRWALLIPNAIWVWQVIIARSFFQSSIPDELMEAAEIDGCSDLRFMRSVVIPLSKPILAVLFLMYGVGQWNAYFDALIYLKSANLFPLQLVLRSIIIMNNTAGVTDALKQVERQQLSELLKYSLIVVATLPVLIIYPFVQRYFVQGMLVGSVKG